Proteins from one Vespa crabro chromosome 11, iyVesCrab1.2, whole genome shotgun sequence genomic window:
- the LOC124428093 gene encoding ribonucleoside-diphosphate reductase large subunit yields MTKMYVLKRDGRQEDVCFDKITYRIQKLCYGLNMNYVDPSAITFRVIRGLYSGVTTVELDNLAAEICATMTTQHPDYAILAARIAISNLHKETKKAFSDVIEDLRNVVDLYTKESKPIISEKSYNIIKKHASKLNSAIIYERDFNYNYFGFKTLERSYLMRTNGKVVERPQHMLMRVAVGIHEEDIEKVIETYNYLSERYFTHASPTLFAACSIKQQLCSCFLLTMSEDSIEGIYETLKKCALISKWAGGVGLSVHCIRAKGTPIAGNCGEASGLIPMLKVYNDMARYVDQGGNKRPGAFAIYIEPWHADIFEFLDLKKNTGKGELRARELFYALWIPDLFMKRVLDDDVWSLMCPHECPGLADVWGEEFNDLYTRYEEQKCYKRQINARDLWTAILKSQVETGTPYMLYKDHCNRKSNQQNIGTIKSSNLCTEIIQYSSPDEIAVCNLASIAVNMFVEKSTKTYNFEKLKEITKVVVRNLDKIIDVNDYPLPEAKVSNLKHRPIGIGVQGLADAFLLMRFPFESEEAQKLNIQIFETIYYGALEASCEIAQEKGYYDTYEGSPVSKGILQYDMWDVTPTELWDWKALKEKIAKYGVRNSLLMAPMPTASTAQILGNNESIEPYTNNIYSRRVLSGEYQIVNPHLLKDLIERNLWNDEMKNEIIANNGSIQDINDIPDDLKLLYKTVWEISQKTILKMAADRGAFIDQSQSLNVYMAKPTVEKLTSMHFYGWKIGLKTGMYYLRTKPAANALQFTVDKTKLNKANKNSKDDSHNTSIKNEKMDKSLLKSEENDSKENDTNDANSILICSLENGDACMACGS; encoded by the exons ATGACTAAGATGTATGTACTGAAACGCG atgGGCGACAAGAAGATGTTTGTTTTGATAAAATCACATAcagaatacaaaaattatgttatggtttaaatatgaattatgtTGATCCT tctGCGATAACATTTCGTGTAATCCGTGGCTTATACTCTGGTGTTACTACTGTTGAACTAGACAACCTTGCAGCTGAAATTTGCGCAACTATGACTACTCAACATCCTGATTATGCTATTTTAGCTGCTAGAATTGCAATATCTAATCTtcataaagaaacaaagaaggcTTTCAGTG ATGTAATAGAAGATTTGCGAAATGTAGTAGATCTATATACTAAGGAGTCCAAACCTATTATCAGTGAAAAGtcttataatatcataaagaAACATGCAAGCAAGCTAAATTCtgcaattatttatgaaagagattttaattataattattttggaTTTAAAACTTTAGAAAGGAGTTACTTAATGAGAACTAATGGCAAAGTTGTAGAGAGGCCACAACATATGTTAATGAGAGTAGCTGTTGGAATTCATGAAGAAGATATTGAGAAAGTTATTgaaacatataattatttatcagaaCGCTATTTTACACATGCTTCTCCAACTTTGTTTGCTGCATGCTCTATAAAACAACAATTGTGcag ctGTTTTCTTTTAACCATGAGCGAAGACAGTATTGAAGGAATTTATGaaactttaaaaaaatgtGCTTTAATCAGTAAATGGGCTGGTGGTGTAGGATTAAGTGTACATTGCATTAGGGCAAAAGGTACACCTATAGCTGGTAACTGTGGTGAGGCAAGTGGATTGATTCCTATGCTTAAAGTATATAATGATATGGCCCGCTATGTTGATCAAGGTGGAAATAAAAGACCAGGAGCAtttgctatatatatagaacCATGGCATGCAGATATATTTGAATTCTTAGATCTCAAGAAAAATACTG GAAAAGGAGAGCTTAGAGcaagagaattattttatgCTTTATGGATCCCAGATCTGTTTATGAAACGTGTTTTGGATGATGATGTTTGGAGTTTAATGTGTCCACATGAATGTCCTGGTTTAGCAGATGTTTGGGGAGAagaatttaatgatttatatactAG GTATGAAGAACAAAAATGCTATAAACGTCAAATTAATGCAAGAGATTTATGGACTGCTATACTTAAATCCCAAGTTGAAACTGGAACACCATACATGCTTTATAAAGATCATTGTAATCGTAAATCGAATCAACAAAATATTGGAACGATTAAGAGCAGCAATTTGTGCACAGAAATCATTCAGTATTCAAGCCCTGATGAAATTGCTGTATGTAATTTAGCGTCAATTGCTGTAAATATGTTTGTtgaaaaaagtacaaaaacttataattttgaaaaactaaaagaaataacTAAAGTTGTGGTTCGTAATTtggataaaattatcgatgttaatgATTACCCTCTTCCAGAGGCAAAAGTCTCTAATTTAAAACATAGACCTATTG ggATTGGAGTACAAGGTTTAGCAGATGCCTTTCTGTTAATGCGCTTTCCGTTTGAAAGTGAAGAGGCTCAAAAACTTAACATTCAAATTTTTGAAACAATATATTATGGTGCATTAGAAGCCAGCTGTGAAATTGCTCAAGAGAAAGGCTATTATGATACATACGAAGGAAGTCCTGTTAGCAAAGGA ATTCTACAATATGATATGTGGGATGTTACACCAACAGAGTTGTGGGATTGGAAagcattgaaagaaaaaattgcaaaatatggtgtaagaaattctttattaatgGCACCAATGCCAACTGCATCTACAGCACAAATTCTTGGTAATAATGAATCAATAGAGccatatacaaataatatttactcaAGGCGTGTTTTATCTGGAGAATATCAAATTGTCAATCCTCATTTATTGAAAGATCTTATTGAAAGAAATCTTTGGAatgatgaaatgaaaaatgaaattattgcaAATAATGGTTCTATTCAG gatattaatgatataccAGACGAtttaaaattactttataAGACTGTTTGGGAAATATCACAAAAAACTATTCTCAAAATGGCAGCAGATCGTGGTGCATTTATTGATCAATCACAATCTCTAAATGTTTATATGGCTAAACCAACAGTAGAGAAACTTACATCCATGCATTTTTATGGCTGGAAAATT ggATTAAAAACTGGTATGTATTATTTGCGTACAAAACCAGCTGCAAATGCGCTTCAATTTACCGTTGATAAAACCAAATTAAATAAGgcgaataaaaattctaaagaTGATTCACACAATACAAGtattaagaatgaaaaaatggataaaagtttattaaaatcaGAAGAAAATGATTCTAAAGAGAACGACACTAATGATGCAAATTCAATACTTATATGTTCTCTTGAAAATGGTGATGCTTGTATGGCTTGTGGATCGTAA
- the LOC124428095 gene encoding oocyte zinc finger protein XlCOF6-like isoform X1, with the protein MRELCICVICDTQLSRIIEFMPLKIMEEIIEIVKVEEEIILNEETSQILLDTDGSEKEVVITTEDVSGNVTAISQSSQIIQIITDYECVTCHRIFQSEDMLKEHLDVCREEDDSTNILELGNLDNYDSEDEDDVDDPDYEFNDTNIEDTKAQKNNNEKPTIKPVPDTQCHCCAEDLKTAHSGGEFKCLECELSFKKNSSLERHKIVIHWKCESYTCSDCGSTFRDKKSLNKHRYTTHVNRNIFKCDTCDTYFSRNYHLKRHKMQSGCHGDIRKTFDCQVCQKVFTRKDNLREHLRTHAGAPQRQKKPCKYCSKEFFTTQQLIIHERLHTGERPVQCDLCPKTFLSSLALKKHRRVHTGEKPFECKYCQRKFAARETLNRHQRTHTGEKPHVCQYCGKSFIQAAQLRAHVFHHTGENGFYCDICGKAFNRKARLNVHKKFVHEGATPFTCEICEKGFTRREDLAKHTLLHTGIKPFKCDKCSKAFSAKSSLQAHLNTHRREPPQSCVECNRVFIRQDCLMRHVRAKHRELLEDVMDEVERKHLQTQLFNIASIAAEKTKAGESKVLSTDELLKAIADLLRILIDEETLQLFGWPNAPIQDILEAVIRRCGHEPLTSDSSLLFNERLRANVKLLFTVVIEDETVKSLLTTKTVDHVILHVLEISQK; encoded by the exons ATGCGTGaattgtgtatatgtgtaattTGTGATACACAATTGAGTAGAATAATAGAATTTATGc CACTGAAGATAATGGAGGAAATCAtag AAATTGTAAAagttgaagaagaaataatactgAATGAAGAAACTTCTCAAATCCTGCttg ATACAGATGGCTCAGAGAAAGAAGTTGTAATAACTACTGAAGATGTATCTGGCAATGTAACag CTATTTCTCAAAGTAGccaaattatacaaattataacaGATTATGAATGTGTAACATGTCATCGCATTTTTCAATCAGAAGAT ATGCTAAAGGAACATTTAGATGTCTGCAGAGAAGAAGATGATTCTACAAATATATTGGAATTAGGAAATTTAGATAACTATGATTCTGAGGATGAAGATGATGTTGATGATCCAGATTACGAATTCAATGACACAAATATTGAAg ATACTAAAGctcaaaaaaataacaatgaaaagcCAACGATCAAACCTGTACCAGATACACAATGTCACTGCTGTGCTGAAGATTTAAAAACAGCACATAGTGGTGGTGAATTTAAATGTTTAGAATGTGAactatcatttaaaaaaaattcctctTTAGAAAGACATAAAATAGTCATACATTGGAAGTGTGAATCTTATACCTGTAGTGATTGTGGATCAACCTTTCGtgataaaaaatcattaaataaacATCGTTATACTACACATGTCAATCGTAACATATTcaa ATGTGATACCTGTGATACGTATTTTTCgcgtaattatcatttaaaacgTCATAAAATGCAATCTGGTTGTCATGGAGATATACGTAAAACTTTTGATTGTCAA GTTTGCCAAAAAGTTTTTACACGAAAAGATAATCTACGTGAACATTTGCGTACACATGCTGGAGCACCTCAAAGACAGAAAAAACCATGTAAATATTGTTCTAAGGAATTCTTTACTActcaacaattaataatacatgaaCGATTACATACTGGAGAAAGACCAGTACAATGTGATTTATGTCCGAAGACATTTCTGTCTTCTCTTGCATTAAAAAAGCACCGTCGTGTACACACAGGAGAGAAGCCATTTGAATGCAAATAT tgTCAAAGAAAATTTGCGGCTCGTGAAACATTAAATCGTCATCAAAGAACGCACACTGGAGAAAAACCTCATGTTTGTCAGTATTGTGGAAAATCATTTATTCAAGCAGCACAATTAAGAGCACATGTTTTTCATCATACTGGTGAAAATGGATTTTATTGTGATATTTGTGGTAAAGCATTTAATAGAAAAGCTCGATTGAATGTACACAAAAAATTTGTACATGAAGGTGCAACACCATTTACATGTGAAATATGTGAGAAAGGTTTCACTCGAAGAGAAGATTTAGCAAAACATACATTATTACATACAGGAATcaaac CATTTAAATGTGATAAATGCTCAAAGGCCTTTTCTGCAAAATCTTCATTACAAGCCCATCTCAATACTCATAGACGTGAACCACCTCAATCATGCGTTGAATGTAATCGTGTTTTTATAAGACAAGATTGTTTAATGAGACATGTCCGAGCTAAACATCGAGAACTTTTGGAGGATGTAATGGATGAAGTCGAAAGAAAGCATTTACAAACACAATTATTCAATATTGCTTCTATTGCTgcagaaaaaacaaaagcagGAGAATCTAAAGTACTTTCTACAGACGAATTGCTAAAAGCAATCGCAGATCTTTTAAGGATACTTATCGACGAAGAAACTTTACAg ttatttggTTGGCCTAATGCTCCTATTCAAGATATTTTAGAGGCCGTGATTAGACGTTGTGGTCATGAACCTCTAACATCAGATAGTTCTTTACTTTTCAACGAAAGGTTAAGAGCAAAcgtaaaacttttatttacaGTCGTTATTGAGGATGAAACGGTAAAGTCACTATTAACAACTAAAACCGTAGATCACGTTATTCTTCATGTTTTGGAAATTTcgcaaaaatga
- the LOC124428095 gene encoding gastrula zinc finger protein XlCGF26.1-like isoform X2 yields the protein MEEIIEIVKVEEEIILNEETSQILLDTDGSEKEVVITTEDVSGNVTAISQSSQIIQIITDYECVTCHRIFQSEDMLKEHLDVCREEDDSTNILELGNLDNYDSEDEDDVDDPDYEFNDTNIEDTKAQKNNNEKPTIKPVPDTQCHCCAEDLKTAHSGGEFKCLECELSFKKNSSLERHKIVIHWKCESYTCSDCGSTFRDKKSLNKHRYTTHVNRNIFKCDTCDTYFSRNYHLKRHKMQSGCHGDIRKTFDCQVCQKVFTRKDNLREHLRTHAGAPQRQKKPCKYCSKEFFTTQQLIIHERLHTGERPVQCDLCPKTFLSSLALKKHRRVHTGEKPFECKYCQRKFAARETLNRHQRTHTGEKPHVCQYCGKSFIQAAQLRAHVFHHTGENGFYCDICGKAFNRKARLNVHKKFVHEGATPFTCEICEKGFTRREDLAKHTLLHTGIKPFKCDKCSKAFSAKSSLQAHLNTHRREPPQSCVECNRVFIRQDCLMRHVRAKHRELLEDVMDEVERKHLQTQLFNIASIAAEKTKAGESKVLSTDELLKAIADLLRILIDEETLQLFGWPNAPIQDILEAVIRRCGHEPLTSDSSLLFNERLRANVKLLFTVVIEDETVKSLLTTKTVDHVILHVLEISQK from the exons ATGGAGGAAATCAtag AAATTGTAAAagttgaagaagaaataatactgAATGAAGAAACTTCTCAAATCCTGCttg ATACAGATGGCTCAGAGAAAGAAGTTGTAATAACTACTGAAGATGTATCTGGCAATGTAACag CTATTTCTCAAAGTAGccaaattatacaaattataacaGATTATGAATGTGTAACATGTCATCGCATTTTTCAATCAGAAGAT ATGCTAAAGGAACATTTAGATGTCTGCAGAGAAGAAGATGATTCTACAAATATATTGGAATTAGGAAATTTAGATAACTATGATTCTGAGGATGAAGATGATGTTGATGATCCAGATTACGAATTCAATGACACAAATATTGAAg ATACTAAAGctcaaaaaaataacaatgaaaagcCAACGATCAAACCTGTACCAGATACACAATGTCACTGCTGTGCTGAAGATTTAAAAACAGCACATAGTGGTGGTGAATTTAAATGTTTAGAATGTGAactatcatttaaaaaaaattcctctTTAGAAAGACATAAAATAGTCATACATTGGAAGTGTGAATCTTATACCTGTAGTGATTGTGGATCAACCTTTCGtgataaaaaatcattaaataaacATCGTTATACTACACATGTCAATCGTAACATATTcaa ATGTGATACCTGTGATACGTATTTTTCgcgtaattatcatttaaaacgTCATAAAATGCAATCTGGTTGTCATGGAGATATACGTAAAACTTTTGATTGTCAA GTTTGCCAAAAAGTTTTTACACGAAAAGATAATCTACGTGAACATTTGCGTACACATGCTGGAGCACCTCAAAGACAGAAAAAACCATGTAAATATTGTTCTAAGGAATTCTTTACTActcaacaattaataatacatgaaCGATTACATACTGGAGAAAGACCAGTACAATGTGATTTATGTCCGAAGACATTTCTGTCTTCTCTTGCATTAAAAAAGCACCGTCGTGTACACACAGGAGAGAAGCCATTTGAATGCAAATAT tgTCAAAGAAAATTTGCGGCTCGTGAAACATTAAATCGTCATCAAAGAACGCACACTGGAGAAAAACCTCATGTTTGTCAGTATTGTGGAAAATCATTTATTCAAGCAGCACAATTAAGAGCACATGTTTTTCATCATACTGGTGAAAATGGATTTTATTGTGATATTTGTGGTAAAGCATTTAATAGAAAAGCTCGATTGAATGTACACAAAAAATTTGTACATGAAGGTGCAACACCATTTACATGTGAAATATGTGAGAAAGGTTTCACTCGAAGAGAAGATTTAGCAAAACATACATTATTACATACAGGAATcaaac CATTTAAATGTGATAAATGCTCAAAGGCCTTTTCTGCAAAATCTTCATTACAAGCCCATCTCAATACTCATAGACGTGAACCACCTCAATCATGCGTTGAATGTAATCGTGTTTTTATAAGACAAGATTGTTTAATGAGACATGTCCGAGCTAAACATCGAGAACTTTTGGAGGATGTAATGGATGAAGTCGAAAGAAAGCATTTACAAACACAATTATTCAATATTGCTTCTATTGCTgcagaaaaaacaaaagcagGAGAATCTAAAGTACTTTCTACAGACGAATTGCTAAAAGCAATCGCAGATCTTTTAAGGATACTTATCGACGAAGAAACTTTACAg ttatttggTTGGCCTAATGCTCCTATTCAAGATATTTTAGAGGCCGTGATTAGACGTTGTGGTCATGAACCTCTAACATCAGATAGTTCTTTACTTTTCAACGAAAGGTTAAGAGCAAAcgtaaaacttttatttacaGTCGTTATTGAGGATGAAACGGTAAAGTCACTATTAACAACTAAAACCGTAGATCACGTTATTCTTCATGTTTTGGAAATTTcgcaaaaatga
- the LOC124428095 gene encoding gastrula zinc finger protein XlCGF26.1-like isoform X3 produces MLKEHLDVCREEDDSTNILELGNLDNYDSEDEDDVDDPDYEFNDTNIEDTKAQKNNNEKPTIKPVPDTQCHCCAEDLKTAHSGGEFKCLECELSFKKNSSLERHKIVIHWKCESYTCSDCGSTFRDKKSLNKHRYTTHVNRNIFKCDTCDTYFSRNYHLKRHKMQSGCHGDIRKTFDCQVCQKVFTRKDNLREHLRTHAGAPQRQKKPCKYCSKEFFTTQQLIIHERLHTGERPVQCDLCPKTFLSSLALKKHRRVHTGEKPFECKYCQRKFAARETLNRHQRTHTGEKPHVCQYCGKSFIQAAQLRAHVFHHTGENGFYCDICGKAFNRKARLNVHKKFVHEGATPFTCEICEKGFTRREDLAKHTLLHTGIKPFKCDKCSKAFSAKSSLQAHLNTHRREPPQSCVECNRVFIRQDCLMRHVRAKHRELLEDVMDEVERKHLQTQLFNIASIAAEKTKAGESKVLSTDELLKAIADLLRILIDEETLQLFGWPNAPIQDILEAVIRRCGHEPLTSDSSLLFNERLRANVKLLFTVVIEDETVKSLLTTKTVDHVILHVLEISQK; encoded by the exons ATGCTAAAGGAACATTTAGATGTCTGCAGAGAAGAAGATGATTCTACAAATATATTGGAATTAGGAAATTTAGATAACTATGATTCTGAGGATGAAGATGATGTTGATGATCCAGATTACGAATTCAATGACACAAATATTGAAg ATACTAAAGctcaaaaaaataacaatgaaaagcCAACGATCAAACCTGTACCAGATACACAATGTCACTGCTGTGCTGAAGATTTAAAAACAGCACATAGTGGTGGTGAATTTAAATGTTTAGAATGTGAactatcatttaaaaaaaattcctctTTAGAAAGACATAAAATAGTCATACATTGGAAGTGTGAATCTTATACCTGTAGTGATTGTGGATCAACCTTTCGtgataaaaaatcattaaataaacATCGTTATACTACACATGTCAATCGTAACATATTcaa ATGTGATACCTGTGATACGTATTTTTCgcgtaattatcatttaaaacgTCATAAAATGCAATCTGGTTGTCATGGAGATATACGTAAAACTTTTGATTGTCAA GTTTGCCAAAAAGTTTTTACACGAAAAGATAATCTACGTGAACATTTGCGTACACATGCTGGAGCACCTCAAAGACAGAAAAAACCATGTAAATATTGTTCTAAGGAATTCTTTACTActcaacaattaataatacatgaaCGATTACATACTGGAGAAAGACCAGTACAATGTGATTTATGTCCGAAGACATTTCTGTCTTCTCTTGCATTAAAAAAGCACCGTCGTGTACACACAGGAGAGAAGCCATTTGAATGCAAATAT tgTCAAAGAAAATTTGCGGCTCGTGAAACATTAAATCGTCATCAAAGAACGCACACTGGAGAAAAACCTCATGTTTGTCAGTATTGTGGAAAATCATTTATTCAAGCAGCACAATTAAGAGCACATGTTTTTCATCATACTGGTGAAAATGGATTTTATTGTGATATTTGTGGTAAAGCATTTAATAGAAAAGCTCGATTGAATGTACACAAAAAATTTGTACATGAAGGTGCAACACCATTTACATGTGAAATATGTGAGAAAGGTTTCACTCGAAGAGAAGATTTAGCAAAACATACATTATTACATACAGGAATcaaac CATTTAAATGTGATAAATGCTCAAAGGCCTTTTCTGCAAAATCTTCATTACAAGCCCATCTCAATACTCATAGACGTGAACCACCTCAATCATGCGTTGAATGTAATCGTGTTTTTATAAGACAAGATTGTTTAATGAGACATGTCCGAGCTAAACATCGAGAACTTTTGGAGGATGTAATGGATGAAGTCGAAAGAAAGCATTTACAAACACAATTATTCAATATTGCTTCTATTGCTgcagaaaaaacaaaagcagGAGAATCTAAAGTACTTTCTACAGACGAATTGCTAAAAGCAATCGCAGATCTTTTAAGGATACTTATCGACGAAGAAACTTTACAg ttatttggTTGGCCTAATGCTCCTATTCAAGATATTTTAGAGGCCGTGATTAGACGTTGTGGTCATGAACCTCTAACATCAGATAGTTCTTTACTTTTCAACGAAAGGTTAAGAGCAAAcgtaaaacttttatttacaGTCGTTATTGAGGATGAAACGGTAAAGTCACTATTAACAACTAAAACCGTAGATCACGTTATTCTTCATGTTTTGGAAATTTcgcaaaaatga
- the LOC124428100 gene encoding AN1-type zinc finger protein 2A-like, producing the protein MEFPNLGEHCSEQTCNRLDFLPLKCDACEAIFCTDHISYINHSCPSAYKKDIQVPVCPLCNTPIPQKRGDPPDLAVSMHIDSDCQSDIRKDRRKIFSNKCSSKGCKVKEIVQVKCNDCGNNFCLKHRHPSDHACIGKEEAVKLKRLSALNKHSMVSQNDNHNNSIVFQNLQGTMSEDEALARALQASLQDEGRNKRQGLQPVPSAHRNRCRLS; encoded by the coding sequence ATGGAGTTTCCAAATTTAGGAGAACATTGCTCAGAGCAAACTTGCAATCGTTTAGATTTTTTACCTCTAAAATGTGATGCTTGTGAGGCTATATTTTGCACAgatcatatatcatatataaatcattcctGCCCTAGTgcgtataaaaaagatatacagGTGCCAGTGTGCCCATTGTGTAATACACCAATACCACAGAAACGAGGAGATCCTCCAGATTTGGCTGTGAGCATGCATATAGACAGTGATTGTCAGTCAGATATTAGAAAAGatcgtagaaaaatattttctaacaaGTGTTCATCAAAAGGATgcaaagtaaaagaaatagtGCAGGTTAAATGCAATGACTGTggcaataatttttgtttgaaGCATAGACATCCCAGTGATCATGCATGTATTGGCAAAGAAGAGGCAGTTAAACTTAAAAGATTGAGTGCCCTGAATAAACACTCTATGGTCTCTCAGAACGACAATCACAATAATTCTATTGTATTCCAAAATCTTCAAGGCACCATGAGCGAAGATGAAGCTTTGGCTAGAGCATTACAGGCTTCATTGCAagacgaaggaagaaataagCGACAAGGATTACAGCCAGTGCCTTCTGCCCATAGAAACAGATGCAGACTTTCCTAA